A section of the Camelus ferus isolate YT-003-E chromosome 33, BCGSAC_Cfer_1.0, whole genome shotgun sequence genome encodes:
- the DRD2 gene encoding D(2) dopamine receptor isoform X2 produces MDPLNLSWYDDVRGGWNWSRPFNGSEGKADRPQYNYYAMLLTLLIFVIVFGNVLVCMAVSREKALQTTTNYLIVSLAVADLLVATLVMPWVVYLEVVGEWKFSRIHCDIFVTLDVMMCTASILNLCAISIDRYTAVAMPMLYNTRYSSKRRVTVMITIVWVLSFTISCPLLFGLNNTDQNECIIANPAFVVYSSIVSFYVPFIVTLLVYIKIYIVLRRRRKRVNTKRSSRAFRANLKAPLKEAARRAQELEMEMLSSTSPPERTRYSPIPPSHHQLTLPDPSHHGLHSTPDSPAKPEKNGHAKDHPKIARIFEIQSMPNGKTRTSLKTMSRRKLSQQKEKKATQMLAIVLGVFIICWLPFFITHILNIHCDCSIPPVLYSAFTWLGYVNSAVNPIIYTTFNIEFRKAFLKILHC; encoded by the exons ATGGATCCACTGAACCTGTCCTGGTACGATGACGTTCGGGGGGGCTGGAACTGGAGCCGGCCCTTCAACGGGTCCGAGGGGAAGGCCGACAGGCCCCAGTACAACTACTACGCCATGCTGCTCACCCTTCTCATCTTCGTCATCGTCTTCGGCAACGTGCTGGTGTGCATGGCCGTGTCCCGCGAGAAGGCACTGCAGACCACCACCAACTACCTGATCGTCAGCCTGGCTGTGGCTGACCTCCTGGTGGCCACGCTCGTCATGCCCTGGGTGGTCTACCTGGAG GTGGTGGGTGAGTGGAAATTCAGCAGGATTCACTGTGACATCTTTGTCACTCTGGATGTCATGATGTGCACAGCAAGCATCCTGAACCTGTGTGCCATCAGCATCGACAG GTACACAGCTGTGGCCATGCCCATGCTCTACAACACACGCTATAGCTCCAAGCGCAGAGTCACTGTCATGATCACCATCGTCTGGGTCCTGTCCTTCACCATCTCCTGCCCACTGCTCTTTGGCCTCAACAACACAG ACCAGAACGAGTGCATCATCGCCAACCCCGCCTTCGTGGTCTACTCCTCCATCGTCTCCTTCTACGTGCCCTTCATCGTCACCCTGCTGGTCTACATCAAAATCTACATCGTCCTCCGCAGGCGGCGGAAGCGGGTCAACACCAAGCGCAGCAGCCGGGCGTTCAGGGCCAACCTGAAGGCCCCGCTCAAG GAGGCTGCCCGCCGAGCCCAGGAACTGGAGATGGAGATGCTTTCCAGCACCAGCCCACCCGAGAGGACCCGGTACAGCCCCATCCCGCCCAGCCACCACCAGCTGACCCTTCCTGACCCATCCCACCATGGCCTCCACAGCACTCCTGACAGCCCCGCCAAACCAGAGAAGAACGGGCATGCCAAAGACCACCCCAAGATTGCCAGGATCTTTGAGATCCAGTCCATGCCCAATGGCAAAACCCGGACCTCCCTCAAGACCATGAGCCGCAGGAAGCTCTCCcagcagaaggagaagaaagccaCTCAGATGCTCGCCATTGTTCTTG GCGTCTTCATCATCTGCTGGCTGCCCTTCTTCATCACCCACATCCTGAACATACACTGTGACTGCAGCATCCCGCCCGTCCTGTACAGCGCCTTCACGTGGCTGGGCTACGTCAACAGCGCCGTGAACCCCATCATCTATACGACCTTCAACATCGAATTCCGCAAGGCCTTCCTGAAGATCCTACACTGCTGA
- the DRD2 gene encoding D(2) dopamine receptor isoform X1 produces MDPLNLSWYDDVRGGWNWSRPFNGSEGKADRPQYNYYAMLLTLLIFVIVFGNVLVCMAVSREKALQTTTNYLIVSLAVADLLVATLVMPWVVYLEVVGEWKFSRIHCDIFVTLDVMMCTASILNLCAISIDRYTAVAMPMLYNTRYSSKRRVTVMITIVWVLSFTISCPLLFGLNNTDQNECIIANPAFVVYSSIVSFYVPFIVTLLVYIKIYIVLRRRRKRVNTKRSSRAFRANLKAPLKGNCTHPEDMRLCTVIMKSNGSFPVNRRRVEAARRAQELEMEMLSSTSPPERTRYSPIPPSHHQLTLPDPSHHGLHSTPDSPAKPEKNGHAKDHPKIARIFEIQSMPNGKTRTSLKTMSRRKLSQQKEKKATQMLAIVLGVFIICWLPFFITHILNIHCDCSIPPVLYSAFTWLGYVNSAVNPIIYTTFNIEFRKAFLKILHC; encoded by the exons ATGGATCCACTGAACCTGTCCTGGTACGATGACGTTCGGGGGGGCTGGAACTGGAGCCGGCCCTTCAACGGGTCCGAGGGGAAGGCCGACAGGCCCCAGTACAACTACTACGCCATGCTGCTCACCCTTCTCATCTTCGTCATCGTCTTCGGCAACGTGCTGGTGTGCATGGCCGTGTCCCGCGAGAAGGCACTGCAGACCACCACCAACTACCTGATCGTCAGCCTGGCTGTGGCTGACCTCCTGGTGGCCACGCTCGTCATGCCCTGGGTGGTCTACCTGGAG GTGGTGGGTGAGTGGAAATTCAGCAGGATTCACTGTGACATCTTTGTCACTCTGGATGTCATGATGTGCACAGCAAGCATCCTGAACCTGTGTGCCATCAGCATCGACAG GTACACAGCTGTGGCCATGCCCATGCTCTACAACACACGCTATAGCTCCAAGCGCAGAGTCACTGTCATGATCACCATCGTCTGGGTCCTGTCCTTCACCATCTCCTGCCCACTGCTCTTTGGCCTCAACAACACAG ACCAGAACGAGTGCATCATCGCCAACCCCGCCTTCGTGGTCTACTCCTCCATCGTCTCCTTCTACGTGCCCTTCATCGTCACCCTGCTGGTCTACATCAAAATCTACATCGTCCTCCGCAGGCGGCGGAAGCGGGTCAACACCAAGCGCAGCAGCCGGGCGTTCAGGGCCAACCTGAAGGCCCCGCTCAAG GGCAACTGCACTCACCCTGAGGACATGAGACTCTGCACCGTTATCATGAAGTCTAATGGCAGTTTCCCAGTGAACAGGCGGAGAGTG GAGGCTGCCCGCCGAGCCCAGGAACTGGAGATGGAGATGCTTTCCAGCACCAGCCCACCCGAGAGGACCCGGTACAGCCCCATCCCGCCCAGCCACCACCAGCTGACCCTTCCTGACCCATCCCACCATGGCCTCCACAGCACTCCTGACAGCCCCGCCAAACCAGAGAAGAACGGGCATGCCAAAGACCACCCCAAGATTGCCAGGATCTTTGAGATCCAGTCCATGCCCAATGGCAAAACCCGGACCTCCCTCAAGACCATGAGCCGCAGGAAGCTCTCCcagcagaaggagaagaaagccaCTCAGATGCTCGCCATTGTTCTTG GCGTCTTCATCATCTGCTGGCTGCCCTTCTTCATCACCCACATCCTGAACATACACTGTGACTGCAGCATCCCGCCCGTCCTGTACAGCGCCTTCACGTGGCTGGGCTACGTCAACAGCGCCGTGAACCCCATCATCTATACGACCTTCAACATCGAATTCCGCAAGGCCTTCCTGAAGATCCTACACTGCTGA